From Panicum hallii strain FIL2 chromosome 2, PHallii_v3.1, whole genome shotgun sequence, a single genomic window includes:
- the LOC112879374 gene encoding proteasome subunit beta type-4 isoform X2: MAWQQAMGSHAAGGSQAPPAAAGGGETQRTQYPYVTGTSVIALKYKDGVIMACDTGASYGSTLRYKSVERIKAVGKHSLIGASGEFSDFQEILRYLDELTLSDHMWDDGNSLGPKEIHSYLTRVMYNRRNKFDPLWNSLVLGGVKKGPKGDEKYLGMVNMIGTHFEENHVATGFGNHLAIPILRAEWREDMTFEEAVKLVEKCLLVLLYRDRSSINKFQVALTCT, encoded by the exons ATGGCG TGGCAGCAGGCGATGGGATCTCACGCCGCGGGCGGGAGCCAGgcgccaccggcggcggcgggaggaggcgaGACGCAGCGGACTCA GTATCCATATGTGACTGGTACTTCTGTCATTGCCTTGAAGTACAAGGATGGTGTGATCATGGCATGTGATACTGGAG CCTCCTATGGGTCAACTTTGAGATACAAGAGTGTGGAACGCATTAAGGCAGTTGGCAAGCATAGCCTCATTGGAGCAAGCGGAGAGTTCAGTGATTTCCAGGAGATTTTGCGCTATCTCGATGAACTAAC TTTGTCAGATCATATGTGGGATGATGGGAACTCTTTGGGCCCGAAAGAGATCCACAGTTATTTGACAAGGGTAATGTACAACAGACGCAACAAGTTTGATCCTCTGTGGAACTCCCTTGTCCTTGGCGGAGTTAAAAAGGGCCCAAAGGGCGATGAGAAGTATCTTGGGATG GTTAACATGATTGGTACCCACTTTGAGGAAAACCATGTTGCTACTGGGTTTGGAAATCATCTGGCGATCCCCATACTCAGGGCTGAATGGCGCGAGGATATGACTTTTGAAGAAGCTGTTAAGCTGGTTGAGAAGTGTTTGCTGGTCTTGCTGTACCGTGATAGGTCATCTATCAACAAATTCCAG GTTGCCCTAACATGTACTTGA
- the LOC112879374 gene encoding proteasome subunit beta type-4 isoform X1: MAWQQAMGSHAAGGSQAPPAAAGGGETQRTQYPYVTGTSVIALKYKDGVIMACDTGASYGSTLRYKSVERIKAVGKHSLIGASGEFSDFQEILRYLDELTLSDHMWDDGNSLGPKEIHSYLTRVMYNRRNKFDPLWNSLVLGGVKKGPKGDEKYLGMVNMIGTHFEENHVATGFGNHLAIPILRAEWREDMTFEEAVKLVEKCLLVLLYRDRSSINKFQIAKITTEGSTIYPPYSLKTYWGFSHFENPAQGAVGSW, encoded by the exons ATGGCG TGGCAGCAGGCGATGGGATCTCACGCCGCGGGCGGGAGCCAGgcgccaccggcggcggcgggaggaggcgaGACGCAGCGGACTCA GTATCCATATGTGACTGGTACTTCTGTCATTGCCTTGAAGTACAAGGATGGTGTGATCATGGCATGTGATACTGGAG CCTCCTATGGGTCAACTTTGAGATACAAGAGTGTGGAACGCATTAAGGCAGTTGGCAAGCATAGCCTCATTGGAGCAAGCGGAGAGTTCAGTGATTTCCAGGAGATTTTGCGCTATCTCGATGAACTAAC TTTGTCAGATCATATGTGGGATGATGGGAACTCTTTGGGCCCGAAAGAGATCCACAGTTATTTGACAAGGGTAATGTACAACAGACGCAACAAGTTTGATCCTCTGTGGAACTCCCTTGTCCTTGGCGGAGTTAAAAAGGGCCCAAAGGGCGATGAGAAGTATCTTGGGATG GTTAACATGATTGGTACCCACTTTGAGGAAAACCATGTTGCTACTGGGTTTGGAAATCATCTGGCGATCCCCATACTCAGGGCTGAATGGCGCGAGGATATGACTTTTGAAGAAGCTGTTAAGCTGGTTGAGAAGTGTTTGCTGGTCTTGCTGTACCGTGATAGGTCATCTATCAACAAATTCCAG ATTGCCAAGATCACAACTGAAGGATCAACCATCTACCCACCATACTCCTTGAAGACCTACTGGGGCTTCTCTCATTTTGAAAACCCAGCCCAGGGTGCAGTAGGGTCATGGTAG
- the LOC112883325 gene encoding uncharacterized protein LOC112883325 isoform X2 — translation MELSTPLRSSLATPAAMALVSPNPKITKHICARGMRLQCQFSHKLRSVAPSMVLNKQPSQRINRKDCGSLKAASPVQFTENLMQSSISFKDFCVSVCAKEDGLIKIQVNVSGTMTDSIFEEVFTKKVAAAQPLPGFRRMKGGKTPDIPKEVALHLIGPSKVKKETIKKIINCSIVEYVQKEGLTASKNLKVHQSYEELEAAFEPGKEFCFDATVHLQ, via the exons ATGGAGTTATCCACTCCCCTCAGGAGCTCCCTTGCTACGCCGGCGGCCATGGCCCTCGTCAGCCCCAACCCCAAG ATAACCAAACATATATGTGCCAGAGGGATGCGACTTCAGTGTCAGTTTTCTCATAAACTACGATCTGTAGCTCCTTCAATGGTGTTAAACAAACAACCTTCACAACG AATCAACCGGAAAGACTGTGGTTCGCTTAAGGCAGCATCTCCAGTACAAT TTACAGAAAACCTGATGCAGTCGTCAATATCATTCAAAGACTTCTGTGTTTCTGTATGTGCTAAAGAGGATGGTCTGATAAAG ATACAAGTAAATGTATCTGGTACAATGACAGATTCTATCTTTGAAGAAGTTTTCACAAAGAAGGTTGCCGCTGCACAACCCCTTCCTGGCTTTCGACGGATGAAAGGAG GGAAAACTCCAGAT ATACCGAAAGAAGTCGCTCTACACTTAATTGGGCCATCAAAAGTGAAGAAAGAAACCATCAAGAAAATTATAAATTGTTCCATTGTTGAGTATGTTCAAAAG GAGGGCCTGACTGCATCGAAGAATCTGAAAGTTCATCAAAGCTATGAAGAACTTGAAGCAGCATTTGAACCGGGAAAAGAATTTTGCTTTGACGCCACAGTTCATTTACAATAA
- the LOC112880538 gene encoding ATPase family AAA domain-containing protein At1g05910 codes for MVAMEGKGDASVTPLRTSDRLRQRPKYYARGYMYYKPAMRKKVKSKKRTAASQIAKKLLRKPAARPPPADSIAANLRRSTRKRRISVNLEGYDTDSSSMEDDDLMRPRYRSSKSKGENNAAHDEVSARPKRQKLSNSIPRREGLRPRRSLRGQRLHAYQESEDEEESSEEQGAEDQRENGNEIEEDVGDDDEVDGGDEAEADGDDEDGEEEQEGRRRYDLRDRSEVRRPSPRKEGKHRPQSPRRVLVHGIGPKNSKYLKKGGSRMHKRPRFSLPDDSDDSLLVDEPDEGPSMPWMRSGRGGMPWLMGGLDMHSPAAWGLNVGASGWGHQGDSSTSLMPGVQTAGPSSKGGADIQPLQVDESVSFKDIGGLSEYIDALKEMVFFPLLYPDFFANYHITPPRGVLLCGPPGTGKTLIARALACAASKAGQKVSFYMRKGADVLSKWVGEAERQLKLLFEEAQKNQPSIIFFDEIDGLAPVRSSKQEQIHNSIVSTLLALMDGLDSRGQVVLIGATNRIDAIDGALRRPGRFDREFYFPLPGYEARAEILDIHTRKWKDPPPKELKMELAASCVGYCGADLKALCTEAAIRAFREKYPQVYTSDDKFVIDVDSVSVEKYHFLEAMSTITPAAHRGSIVHSRPLSSVIAPCLKRHLDKIMERISDIFPFLSSVDFSKFSALSYVSSIPLVYRPRLLICGGESVGLDHLGPAVLHELEKFSVHSLGLPSLLSDPSAKTPEEALVHIFGEAKRTTPSILYLPQFHLWWDTAHEQLRAVLLTLLNELPSNLPVLLLGTSSVAFTDLEEECASIFSSRNMYQVDQPSYDDRLRYFNTLFESLLSFQTEESRNKSKKQKSAIDLPKAPKEVEGPKVSELKARAEAEQHAVRRMRMCLRDICNRILYNKRFNVFHFPVSEEEVPDYRSVIHKPMDMATILQQVDSGQYLTRAAFMKDIDLIVSNAKTYNGDDYNGSRIVSRACELRDVVQGMLSQMDPSLVSFCDKIASQGGPLQVVDDEDSSILQAAPVAQLVSGTRISARLRNVQPEVNLSQSYEVLKRQKKIAENEQGMTKDVAARDERSPEDVDLSKPISPEEAPKEPDSNGTLKEADNSPVEAAEVPARPEPMETDSSEVATTVSTGDDLLGQLETLKQRFMEHTAGYGVPQLERLYSRIMKGAIELTSKESNEDHRWLVVRYLLTFVENIGNF; via the exons CTCGTGGTTATATGTATTACAAGCCAGCCATGCGGAAGAAGGTCAAGTCTAAGAAGCGAACAGCTGCATCACAGATTGCTAAGAAACTGCTTCGCAAGCCAGCTGCCAGGCCACCACCTGCCGAT TCCATCGCAGCAAATTTGCGCCGTTCAACGCGGAAGCGAAGGATTTCCGTAAATCTGGAGGGCTATGATACAGATAGTTCAAGTATGGAAGATGATGATCTTATG AGGCCTAGATATCGTTCTTCAAAGAGTAAAGGTGAAAACAATGCTGCACATGATGAAGTGTCAGCTCGGCCAAAGCGCCAGAAGTTGTCCAACTCTATACCTCGCCGCGAAGGTTTACGGCCTAGAAGATCTTTGCGGGGACAAAGGCTGCATGCATACCAGGAATCTGAAGATGAAGAGGAAAGCTCTGAAGAACAGGGTGCAGAAGATCAAAGAGAAAATGGCAATGAGATTGAAGAGGATGtaggtgatgatgatgaggTTGATGGAGGCGATGAAGCTGAAGCAGATGGAGATGATGAAGATGGCGAGGAAGAGCAAGAAGGAAGGAGGAGATATGATTTAAGGGATCGTTCAGAGGTTCGTAGACCATCCCCTCGTAAGGAAGGGAAGCACAGACCACAATCTCCTCGTAGAGTACTAGTTCATGGAATTGGTCCAAAGAACAGCAAGTATTTAAAAAAAGGTGGGTCGCGTATGCATAAGCGCCCTCGTTTCTCTTTACCAGACGATTCGGATGATTCCCTTCTTGTGGATGAGCCGGATGAAGGTCCATCCATGCCATGGATGCGTAGTGGGAGGGGAGGTATGCCGTGGTTGATGGGTGGATTGGACATGCATAGTCCAGCGGCATGGGGTCTGAATGTTGGAGCGTCTGGTTGGGGTCACCAGGGTGACAGTTCTACTTCACTCATGCCTGGGGTCCAAACTGCGGGACCAAGTTCCAAGGGAGGAGCTGATATTCAGCCTCTGCAGGTTGATGAGAGTGTGAGTTTTAAAGATATTGGTGGATTATCAGAGTACATTGATGCTTTAAAGGAAATGGTTTTCTTCCCTTTGCTGTATCCAGATTTTTTTGCAAACTACCACATTACTCCACCTAGAGGAGTTCTGCTTTGTGGCCCGCCAGGTACTGGAAAAACATTGATTGCCCGTGCCTTAGCTTGTGCTGCCTCTAAAGCCGGCCAGAAGGTCAGTTTTTATATGCGCAAAGGGGCTGATGTTCTTAGTAAATGGGTGGGAGAGGCTGAAAGGCAGCTCAAGTTACTTTTTGAGGAAGCTCAAAAGAATCAGCCGTCCATTATATTTTTTGATGAAATTGATGGCCTGGCACCTGTGAGGTCTAGCAAGCAGGAGCAGATTCACAATTCAATTGTTTCGACATTGCTTGCTTTGATGGATGGTCTTGATTCACGTGGGCAAGTTGTCTTGATTGGAGCAACTAACAGAATTGATGCCATTGATGGAGCATTGCGTAGACCTGGCCGATTTGATCGTGAATTTTATTTTCCTTTACCTGGCTACGAGGCTCGAGCCGAAATACTGGATATTCATACAAGGAAATGGAAGGATCCTCCACCAAAGGAACTAAAGATGGAGCTTGCTGCTAGCTGTGTGGGATATTGTGGAGCTGATTTGAAAGCATTGTGTACTGAAGCAGCTATTAGAGCATTTAGAGAGAAGTATCCTCAGGTCTACACTAGTGATGACAAGTTTGTCATTGATGTTGATTCGGTCAGTGTGGAGAAGTACCACTTTTTGGAAGCTATGTCTACAATAACGCCAGCTGCGCATAGGGGATCCATTGTGCATTCGAGGCCACTTTCATCAGTTATTGCTCCCTGTCTGAAGAGGCATCTTGATAAAATAATGGAAAGGATTTCTGAtattttcccttttctttcatCCGTAGATTTTAGCAAGTTCTCTGCCCTTTCCTACGTATCTTCCATACCTCTTGTTTATAGACCTCGCCTTTTGATATGTGGTGGTGAGAGTGTTGGACTG GATCATCTGGGACCAGCTGTTTTGCATGAGCTTGAGAAGTTTTCTGTTCACTCATTGGGACTGCCTTCTCTTCTCTCTGATCCAAGTGCAAAGACGCCTGAAGAAGCTCTTGTGCATATTTTTGGGGAAGCCAAGAGAACAACTCCATCCATTCTCTACCTGCCTCAGTTCCATCTTTGGTGGGATACG GCACACGAACAGCTTAGGGCTGTGTTACTGACTCTATTGAATGAGTTGCCATCCAACCTTCCAGTTTTATTGCTAGGAACATCATCAGTGGCTTTCACTGATCTCGAAGAAGAGTGTGCTTCCATATTCTCTTCTCGCAATAT GTACCAAGTGGATCAACCAAGTTATGATGATAGATTGAGATACTTCAATACATTGTTTGAGTCATTGCTCTCGTTCCAAACTGAGGAATCAAGAAACAAGTCAAAGAAACAGAAATCTGCTATTGATCTTCCCAAAGCACCAAAGGAAGTGGAGGGCCCTAAGGTTTCAGAGCTAAAGGCTAgggcagaagcagagcagcaTGCTGTTCGTCGAATGAGGATGTGCCTCCGAGATATTTGTAACCG CATTTTATACAACAAAAGGTTCAATGTGTTTCACTTCCCAGTATCAGAAGAGGAGGTACCTGACTATCGATCAGTAATTCACAAGCCCATGGATATGGCTACTATCTTGCAGCAGGTGGACTCTGGACAATACCTTACCAGGGCAGCATTTATGAAGGATATTGATCTTATTGTCTCGAATGCAAAG ACTTATAATGGGGACGACTACAATGGATCTAGGATCGTCAGTAGAGCATGTGAACTCCGAGACGTG GTGCAAGGTATGTTGTCACAGATGGACCCATCTTTGGTGTCCTTCTGTGATAAAATCGCTTCACAGGGGGGACCACTGCAGGTTGTGGATGATGAAGATAGCTCTATTCTTCAAGCAGCGCCTGTTGCTCAACTGGTTTCTGGTACTAGAATAAGTGCAAGGCTTCGCAATGTGCAGCCAGAAGTGAACCTCTCACAAAGTTATGAAGTGCTGAAGAGGCAAAAGAAAATCGCAGAAAATGAACAGG GCATGACTAAAGATGTGGCTGCAAGAGATGAAAGGTCTCCAGAAGATGTAGATTTGTCAAAACCAATTTCCCCAGAAGAAGCTCCAAAAGAACCAGATTCAAATGGCACACTGAAAGAAGCAGACAATTCACCAGTTGAAGCAGCAGAAGTACCTGCTCGTCCTGAACCCATGGAGACGGACAGCAGTGAAGTTGCCACCACCGTGAGTACTGGTGACGACTTACTCGGGCAGCTAGAAACCCTAAAGCAACGCTTCATGGAGCACACGGCAGGCTACGGTGTGCCACAGCTGGAGAGGCTGTATTCCCGGATAATGAAAGGCGCGATAGAGTTGACAAGTAAAGAAAGCAATGAAGATCATAGGTGGTTAGTTGTTAGATATTTGTTGACATTTGTTGAGAACATCGGCAATTTTTAA
- the LOC112883324 gene encoding uncharacterized protein LOC112883324: protein MAAAAAEAGAFEEMLRVVEACAVRIRWRLRPGSKRRLLNDILFLCTGLRPVVLVDYGGTMPQLQENLCSLLHHARQETSILNPLRVMVINDMLYLIHVKGLAEHASPKERSQHQLAFVDLEKSCCRLLTNIEANDTVLELVSIQDRFSVKYPVDAAVDVPVIQPGITKQMSGLPERTIDAECTDNHVDDRTLLVDDLSSFLKTAQIALPSLNGWLLDYPVTYLFRNGSAEAAIQNLSKHSLHIYRVYVCGSYQSGAKQSEEELMSFSVPCGLSTKRREEPWAKSFIARMSEKLRPCSQVWTSVRLEVEVFHSQSQVIVL, encoded by the exons atggcggcggcggcggcggaggcgggggcgTTCGAGGAGATGCTGCGGGTGGTGGAGGCGTGCGCGGTGCGCATCAGGTGGCGCCTCCGCCCGGGCTCCAAGCGCCGCCTCCTCAACG ATATCCTCTTTCTCTGCACTGGGTTGCGGCCTGTGGTACTGGTGGACTATGGTGGCACAATGCCTCAGCTACAAGAGAATCTTTGCAGCCTGCTGCATCATGCCCGGCAG GAAACAAGCATATTGAATCCACTTCGAGTAATGGTTATTAATGATATGCTTTACTTGATCCATGTTAAAGGACTTGCTGAACATGCATCGCCAAAAGAAAGGTCACAGCACCAGCTAGCTTTCGTGGACCTAGAGAAAAGCTGTTGCAGA CTGCTTACAAACATAGAAGCGAATGACACTGTGCTGGAGCTTGTATCTATCCAAGATCGATTTTCAGTCAAATACCCTGTTGATGCAGCTGTAGATGTGCCTGTCATTCAACCTGGAATAACAAAGCAAATGTCAGGACTTCCAGAGAGAACTATTGATGCAGAGTGCACTGACAATCACGTTGACGACAGGACCTTACTGGTGGATGATCTGAGTTCCTTCCTCAAGACCGCCCAAATTGCCTTGCCCTCTCTGAATGG ATGGCTTTTAGATTATCCAGTAACATATTTATTCCGCAATGGAAGTGCTGAGGCGGCTATACAGAATCTCTCCAAGCACTCTCTGCATATCTACCGAGTATATGTGTGTGGAAGTTATCAATCAGGTGCAAAACAATCAGAAGAGGAACTGATGAG TTTTTCAGTTCCTTGTGGCCTGAGCACGAAACGTCGTGAAGAGCCATGGGCCAAATCATTTATAGCTCGCATGAGTGAGAAGCTCAGGCCATGCAGCCAAGTCTGGACATCCGTGAGATTAGAAGTTGAGGTTTTCCATAGCCAATCGCAGGTCATTGTGTTATAG
- the LOC112883325 gene encoding uncharacterized protein LOC112883325 isoform X1, producing the protein MELSTPLRSSLATPAAMALVSPNPKITKHICARGMRLQCQFSHKLRSVAPSMVLNKQPSQRINRKDCGSLKAASPVQFTENLMQSSISFKDFCVSVCAKEDGLIKIQVNVSGTMTDSIFEEVFTKKVAAAQPLPGFRRMKGGCYLNHSGKTPDIPKEVALHLIGPSKVKKETIKKIINCSIVEYVQKEGLTASKNLKVHQSYEELEAAFEPGKEFCFDATVHLQ; encoded by the exons ATGGAGTTATCCACTCCCCTCAGGAGCTCCCTTGCTACGCCGGCGGCCATGGCCCTCGTCAGCCCCAACCCCAAG ATAACCAAACATATATGTGCCAGAGGGATGCGACTTCAGTGTCAGTTTTCTCATAAACTACGATCTGTAGCTCCTTCAATGGTGTTAAACAAACAACCTTCACAACG AATCAACCGGAAAGACTGTGGTTCGCTTAAGGCAGCATCTCCAGTACAAT TTACAGAAAACCTGATGCAGTCGTCAATATCATTCAAAGACTTCTGTGTTTCTGTATGTGCTAAAGAGGATGGTCTGATAAAG ATACAAGTAAATGTATCTGGTACAATGACAGATTCTATCTTTGAAGAAGTTTTCACAAAGAAGGTTGCCGCTGCACAACCCCTTCCTGGCTTTCGACGGATGAAAGGAG GGTGCTACCTGAATCATTCAGGGAAAACTCCAGAT ATACCGAAAGAAGTCGCTCTACACTTAATTGGGCCATCAAAAGTGAAGAAAGAAACCATCAAGAAAATTATAAATTGTTCCATTGTTGAGTATGTTCAAAAG GAGGGCCTGACTGCATCGAAGAATCTGAAAGTTCATCAAAGCTATGAAGAACTTGAAGCAGCATTTGAACCGGGAAAAGAATTTTGCTTTGACGCCACAGTTCATTTACAATAA
- the LOC112881166 gene encoding uncharacterized protein LOC112881166, translating to MARNDGPAACRLGILPLAPPPPLFISSDPPPTSSPTGYGRVLCAAEEGEVVTAPVNSQRKQSIHMSSTAKAMANKLWKKPPALKEPEFRFGTFKFSIKAYPRSSDRLNCYMCGLEDHLEHFCPYNCIFGGLMPSSRDASYP from the exons ATGGCGAGGAACGACGGGCCTGCGGCCTGCCGGTTAGGAATTCTCCCCctagcgccgcccccgcccctgtTCATCTCGAGCGACCCCCCGCCGACATCGTCGCCTACGGGCTACGGCCGTGTGCTGTGCGCCGCGGAGGAAGGAGAGGTGGTGACGGCCCCCGTCAACAGCCAGAGGAAGCAAAGCATCCACATGTCGAGTACTGCAAAAGCGATGGCAAACAAGTTGTGGAAGAAGCCACCAGCGCTGAAAG AGCCAGAATTTAGATTCGGCACGTTCAAGTTCAGTATCAAGGCGTACCCAAGGTCTTCAGATCGATTGAATTGTTACATGTGTGGACTGGAAGACCATCTCGAGCACTTCTGCCCTTACAACTGCATCTTTGGAG GGCTCATGCCAAGTTCACGCGACGCTTCGTACCCGTGA